Within Hypomesus transpacificus isolate Combined female unplaced genomic scaffold, fHypTra1 scaffold_186, whole genome shotgun sequence, the genomic segment gctgctcctgGGAGCCTCCAGGGCCTCAGAGACCGTCTGCCGGAGGAGAGGGGCCTCAGACCTGCCCCAGCTGGCCAGAAAGGGGGACATCATGCTGGGAGGGATCTTGTCCTTCCACAGCAGCTGGAGAAACGTGGACCGCGACTACACTGACGTCCCCTCGGCTCTGCTGTGTGAAAGGTACCAACTCTCTCCACCTGGGAGAGAACCGGAaggttatgtatttttttttacagtttacttttgtattcattcttttATAtgttgcttttatccaaagagacgtGTCAATAGTGCATATGAAACGTGAAGAAGAATATTAAGTGTCAGGATCAGTTGTCTTCTATTCGTGTGCTGGTAAACACACAATAAGGAGTTTAACTGCAGTCAAGGATCGTTATACACAGCATTGTATTTCACTGAGGGCATTGCTGTTGTATTGTACTTATTCATAGATATTCAAATAAAAATGACATTGAGAATGAGGGTTAGTTCATATGGGAATGGGTAAAGATTAGTGGTTAGAGTGTTTGACTGCAGATAAAGCAgtccaggttcaaatccttaTAAAAGTATGTTGCATCGGAAAGACTTTTGTTATTATCAGATGTGAGTTCCAGTAGTATTTTAGTACAGAAGAGAAGCCTGGTGTTTCAGGTGTGGCTCTGGCAGTCTAAATTTCAGGGCGTTCCAGGAGGCCCAAGCGATGATCTTTGCCATTGAAGAGATTAACAACAGCTCATCCCTCCTGCCTGGCATTACTCTGGGATACAAGATCTACGATTCCTGCGGTTCCATAgccaggggggtgagggtggctCTCGCCTTGGCTAATGGGAACGAGGACTCATTCCCggcctcatccccagcctctAACTGCAGTAGACCAGCCCAGGTCCAGGCCATCCTGGGggaatcctcctcctctccctgcatggCCATAGCTACCGTCCTGGGGCCCTTCCGTATCCCTGTGGTGGGTAGTTCAACCACACAGAGAGCCTCTATGCTGGAACACTCTAAGCATGCTCTTTGCTCATCATTTAAAGCTGTCAATGCTTTCCATGGTGACATCTTTTAAAGCTTTTCGGCAAGGATATTTCCAGTCCAATTAGTCTTAATTCCAGCACTAATGCACTAATTCCATTTCAGATTCATAGAGGATGTGTCAGTGAGTCACATATTATAAATACTGTGTATTTCAAGGGTGAATTTCCAGGAAAATAGGTTTTCAGATCTGTAAACCTTCCCTGTTAAATCAAGGGTATGTGTTTAAATCTCTCCCCAGATCAGTCACTTCGCCACCTGCGCCTGTCTCAGTGACAAAGCCCGCTACCCCTCCTTCCTCAGGACCATCCCCAGTGACCTCTACCAGAGTCGGGCCCTGGCCCAGCTGGTGAAGCACTTCGGCTGGTCCTGGGTGGGGGCCATCCGGACCAATGACGACTACGGCAACAACGGCATGGCGGCGTTCACGGAGCAGGCGGAGCGGCTGGGAATCTGCCTGGAGTACTCCGTCTCCTTCTTCAGGAACGACCCCAAGGAGAAGCTGCAGAGGGTGGTGGACAGCATCcaggcctcctcctccagggtcatCGTCTCCTTCATGTCCTACATGGACTTGGAGGTAAACACATCAACTTTATTGTGTCCGAATGAAAACCTGCCTCGGACTTCTGTGCTGCAGTtcgtaaaagtaaaaaaaacattgacacaAATCAATGCAGTCACACATACTACGCGTCATACATGTGTATGTAGAAACATCCTTCACACAACATACAAAGTGATAACCGCTTATAACACAAGCACGTGAACCAGAGTATTACTTCATAAAAATAATAGCCGTAATTGCTGCAAGGACatatttgttttggtatttattCCTTCTGCATTTTGGAACCCTGAATCTTTTACCAGAGGGGAGAAGCTGGTACTCTGAGTGGAGGATGTGAGACAGTCAGAAACTGCTCTGTGCTCGTTTAAGGTGCTGGTTCGCGAGCTGGACCGCCACAACCTGACTGGGTACCAGTGGGTGGGCACCGAGGGCTGGATCACCGACTCCTACACCGCCACCATGGAGGGCCACCACGTCCTGGACGGAGCCATAGGCCTCGCCATCCCCAAGGCTGAGGTCACAGGCATGAGGGAGTTCATCCTGGACGTGAAGCCCCTGAACACCTCCGGTAGCCTGCTGTTCACAGAGTTCTGGGAGGCTCTGTTTGACTGCAGGTTCCAGCGTGCAGCGAGCGGAGCgcagggggtgtggagggagtgTACAGGGCAGGAGGACCTGACCGGCATGCAGAACACCTTCACGGACATGTCGCTCATGGCCATCTTTAACAACATCTACAAGGCTGTGCACGCTGTGGCCCACGCGCTCCACCGTCTGCTGAGCTGTGAGCAGACATGTGCCAGTCGCATGCAGCCAGACCCACACACTGTGagttattttattgtttaaCATAGTTAATTTTGTTACAAAGGAACTTTGAGAGGCCAAACATTTCACTTTTTTATgtaattttttttccttttttttttttttagatctTAGAGGAGATTAAAAAGGTCCGCTTCCAGaccaaagagggagaggaggtgtatTTCAATGAGAACGGAGATCCAGCTGCCAAGTACGACATCATCAACTGGCAGCCGAGAGCAGACGGCAGCGTGGGCTTTGTGGTGGTGGGTCTGTACGACGCCTCCGTACCTGCCCACAGACAGCTGACTGTGAGGAACATCCCTCTGGTCTGGGCCCACAACTCCAGACAGGTGAGGCCTGGCAGCCGAGAAGCAGATCTCATGAAGGAATTCTCTTTTATATATGATAATGTGTTCATTAAGCAAATGCTTTCATTAGTAAGGTTGATTCGTCCTCTGTGTCCTGCaggtccctgtgtctgtgtgcagtgaGAGGTGTCCCCCAGGAACTCGTAAGGCCGTGCAGAAAGGAAAGCCTCTCTGCTGCTACGACTGTCTCCCATGTGCAGAGGGAGAGATCAGCAACCACACAGGTGATGTGTGGCTCTTAACTAAAACCATTTTTTTTATATCCCagcacacaaacagtcacccgcCTACAGGATACGAATCAAACAAACTTTAATTATGAAATCAAAATATCGGTCTACGTTGTAGGCATCCAGGCAACAGCATTCACCTTCACAATATCTAAGTTTCTATCTAATcgatttcatttattttttagatTCTATAACCTGTGAGAAATGTCATTCTGAGTTCTGGTCGAAtgcgaggagagagagctgtgagaaGAAGGACACAGAGTTCCTGTCCTATGAAGAGGTCATGGGCGCGCTTCTGACCTCTGTCTCGCTGCTTGGGACATGCATGACTGGTGGTGTGGCGTTCATTTTCTTCAGGTATAAGAACACTCCCATCGTCAGGGCCAACAACTCAGAGCTCagcttcctgctcctcttctcattggctttgtgtttcctgtgttctcTCACCTTCATCGGCCGGCCCTCTGAGTGGTCCTGTATGCTGCGCCACACGGCGTTTGGGATCACCTTTGTCCTCTGCATCTCTTGTATTCTGGGGAAGACTATAGTGGTGCTGATGGCCTTCAGGGCTACActtccaggaagtgatgtcatgaaATGGTTTGGGCCTCCACAGCAGAGACTCAGTGTCCTGGCTTTCACTCTCATCCAGGTCCTGATCTGTGTGCTGTGGTTAAcaatctcccctcccttcccctttaAGAACATGGAACACTATAATGACAGGATCATTCTAGAATGTGCCTTAGGTTCTGCTGTGGGCTTCTGGGCTGTGCTGGGGTATATAGGACTCCTGGCTCTCTTGTGCTTTGTCCTGGCTTTCCTGGCCCGAAAGCTGCCTGATAACTTCAATGAAGCAAAGTTCATCACCTTCAGCATGTTGATATtctgtgctgtctggatcacCTTTATCCCAGCTTATGTCAGCTCTCCTGGGAAGTTCACGGTAGCTGTGGAGATCTTTGCCATCCTGGCCTCCAGTTTTGGTTTACTTTTCTGCATATTTATTCCAAAATGTTACATCATATTACTCAAACCTGAAAAAAATACCAGAAAGAGCATGATGATGGGGAAAAAGGCTTTGAAATCCTTATGACTGACAGATGGACTGAGAATGTACAGTAAGGCATATTTAAAATTGATTGTTAAGATTTAAATTTCAACTGTATTAAGATGTTAAATGaataattaaacattttaaaaaccgaCCGCAAGAGATGTTTTTATTGATAATCTCAAAATGAATATTAAGTGTATGAGACCTCATATAATGAGAGTTTTATCTAATTATTTATTTCGAATGAATGCAAGGAGAGAATAAACCATCAACAACACATTGTTACACCAAAGCACCATGACATTTCCATAAAAAAATATTAGATGaacttaaaacattttttttcatgtttaaaaatgtctagaTATTTCAGCATGTCTGTCTTTTCATATGCCTATATTTTTGCATttatactagtgctgtcagtttaacgcgttattaacggcgttaacgcaaacccaaattaacggcgtcaatttttttatcgcgcgattaacgctttttttggcctagcaaactttgtagtttttttcacatgctgttgcaacaattaccgacgttagaaagactacaacaccacaccggatctagctagaccggaaataaaacaacaggcacgccacacacacttgtttggcttgcgagccggctaaagagtggTAGCAAAGCctgtttacggatattagacattctctggtagtaggctaacgttacgttttgagtggatggcgagcgtgagacgccgaaatggatgccaataagattctgaatggaaagtttactttaaaaaagttgccaaatggttccattgacaagaccaaagtgatctgtgtgttttgtcgttgtaaactgagttatcatcgcagcacgtccagtctgaaataccacttgatggccaagcacacagctgatgcgattcatgcgaattctccgccccctcgtcaaagccaggcaattgcaatgttgttttcaataaaaaaaatgtttgcacgtagcaatccgaaccacttttccatgttgataagagctttaaaatgtgaaaaaagaatgggacaaaaagaaatcaagggacatttagaatagataaaaatgtgtgattaattgattaatcgcgagttaactatgacattaatgcgattaatcgcaattaaatattttaatcgtttgacagcactaatttctACATCTCTGTCTATcgatatttctgtatttctatAGCTCTATGTTTCTGTAATTTCATAACTCTATGTCTGTATCTCTATATGTCTGTATTTCTGTACATCCACAAGTCTTTCATCCTCCCTGACTGAAGGCGTCACATGCTTGATGTTGCTGTCAGGTGTTTGGTGTTCTCCAGAGACCTGGTGCCCCAGCTTCTCCAGCAGTGTCAGGGCTGTCTTCCTGGGCTCAGGGTCTACATaagggctggggctgtgtggctggaggaccagcctgcagagaagagagaccagcagtgagagcagagaggagctggagacACCAGTCAGCAGAGCGAAGCCATGCAGAGGCTGGTCCTGTTGGCCCTGCTGTTTGGGCAGGGAGACCCCACGTGCAGGCTGCTGGGGAGGGCTCAGCCCCCAGAGCTGGCCCACGATGGGGACCTCGTCATCGGAGGCATCTTCTCTTTCCGCACAAGGCAAAACGGGGTCGTTGACGGCTACGAGACGATTCCAGACACACGTGAATGCTTAGAGTATGAGCCAGTATTTAGAacacatttgtatgtttttCGGAGGTTAAATTTTTCTAATCAATATTTTCATTCATGTGCAATATGTTCGATCACTACCTATAACTTTTGTACTACTTAGTTACTGATCCCGTCTTTGCAATAACCTGACTGTTCAGTCATTTCTAAGCTTCAATTTCAGAGAGTTCCAGTTTGCTCAAACCATGATCTTTGCGATCGAGGAGATCAACAGCGACGCAGACTTCCTGCCAGGTGTCAGGCTTGGATACAAGATCTACAACAACTGTGGTACCATGGACATCCTGAGAGCGGCCATGGCACTGCTGAGCGGCCAGGAGACCCTCGTCGGTGACAGTAGCTGCAGCGACACGGTCCCCGCCATCCTGGGCCACTCTGGCTCCACGCCCACTATAGGATTCGCCCGGCTGGTGGGGAGATTTCAGATACCAGTGGTACGAATCACAGAAATATTACAAAACAGCCGAGACGCATCGCAGTCCTGCTCAGTTTGTGTTATGTGAATACTGGGGTCTGATATCTGCAGCTTGATGTAGATGCACTGTAGTTTGTAATCTCAAACTAGATCTTGATTGATACTTGCTAACTTTATCTTccttttttgtgttttattgaaaTGCCCACCTTCTTGAACACAGATCAGCCACTTTGCCACCTGTGAGTGTCTGAGCAACAGGAGAGAGTACCCCTCCTTCTTCAGGACCATCCCCAGTGACTACTACCAGAGCAGAGCCCTGGCCAAGCTAGTGAAGCACTTCGGCTGGACCTGGGTGGGGGCCGTGTGCAGTGACAATGATTACGGTCTCAATGGCATGGCCACCTTCATTCAagctgcagaggaggagggagtttgCTTAGAGTACTCTGAGGCTTTTGAAAGTTCAGGGCCGATTAATAAGTTACTCAGGGTAGTTGAGATCATTAAGAAGTCCACTTCCAAGGTTATTGTAGCCTTTGTGACACAAAGGGAGATCAAGGTGCTGGTGCAGGAGCTGTACAGACAGAATATCTCAGGGCTGCAGTGGATAGGCAGTGATGCCTGGATCACGGACACGTCCCTAATTGACAGGCAGGAACTGGGTATCCTGGTGGGATCTGTGGGTTTTGCTGTCAGCACGGCTCACATCCCCGGCCTTGGGGAGCATCTGAAGAAGGTCCATCCCTCCCAGTTCCCCAACAGCATGTTTCTCCGAGACTTCTGGGAAACGGTTTTTGACTGCTCTCTGAATGAGAACGTGGAAAGTCATAGAATGCCGTGCAATGGCTCTGAGAGTCTCAGACATGTGAACAACGAGTTCACGGACGTGTCTGATGTGAGGTTTTCTAATAACGTATACAAGGCTGTGTATGCAGTGGCTCACGCCCTGCACAACCTGCTCTCCTGTGAGCACGGCCAGGGTCCGTTCACTAACAGGAGCTGTGCTGaactcacacacatccagccGTGGCAGGTGAGcagtcacaccaacacaccatgGGCTCAAAACCCACACTGACAAAAtcccactttcttttttttctatgtCTTAAAATAATTCTGCCATTCCGCCAATAGGTTCTACATTACTTGCAGACGGTGAATTTCACCACCAAGGgggaaagtgttttttttgaCAGCAATGGAGACTCTCCAGCCAGATATGAGCTTGTCAGTTTGCAGCCAGCCCACAGTGGCACCATGAAAGCTGTGACTATCGGTATCTATGATGCTTCCCTGCCCGCGAGTCACCAGTTCATGAGACATAATACCACTGttgtctggggaggaggggagaccaaGGTAAACCTGACTTTCCTTTCAGGGATGAATAAAGTTATGTGTTATCTACTCTaatctacaacaacaaaaatgtataaaaGTAAAACTGTAGTATGAATACTAATATAATGAGTTTCAGTAATACTTATATCTTCATATTTACCGATAGGAAAACATTTCAAACTCTTTATTAGTTTTCTTTCTATATGGCAAAAGCAAATGTCATTAATATCCTGTAAAGTACCCGTCTGTTCAATGAGATACTATGTTTctcctttgtctttgtgtgtcaggtccctgtgtctgtgtgcagtgaGAGATGTCCCCCTGGAACTCGTAAGGCCGTGCAGAAAGGAAAGCCTCTCTGCTGCTACGACTGTCTCCCATGTGCAGAGGGAGAGATCAGCAACCACACAGGTGATACACACTCTCTGAACAGCAGAGACTTTAACCACACCATATTTGCTGTAAAAGGTTGTAAGATAAATCAAAATAATCCGTCTTTTTTATATCCCAGGCTTTATGCTATATGACACAAATGAAAGAGTTTGTCAGTTCATACTTATTTATTGTGTTTAAATGTGTTGCAGACTCCCTAGACTGTGTGAATTGTGCACATGAATACTGGtccaacagacagagagacggctGTGTACCCAAACAAATAGAATTCTTGGCTTATGATGAAACCATGGGAGCAATCCTAGTCTTTTGTTCATTGCTGGGGATCTCTCTGACTCTGGGAACCATCCTCATCTTCTACTGTAGCAGAGCCACGCCCATCGTCAGGGCCAACAACTCAGAGCTCagcttcctgctcctcttctctctgactctgtgtttcctgtgttctcTCACCTTCATCGGCCGGCCCTCTGAGTGGTCCTGTATGCTGCGCCACACGGCGTTTGGGATCACCTTTGTCCTCTGCATTTCTTGTGTTCTGGGGAAGACTATAGTGGTACTGATGGCCTTCAGGGCTACActtccaggaagtgatgtcatgaaATGGTTTGGGCCTTTACAGCAGAGACTCAGTGTCCTGGCTTTCACTCTCATCCAGGTCCTGATCTGTGTGCTGTGGTTAAcaatctcccctcctttcccctttaAGAACATGGAACACTATAATGACAGGATCATTCTAGAATGTGCCTTAGGTTCTGCTGTGGGCTTCTGGGCTGTGCTGGGGTATATAGGACTCCTGGCTCTCTTGTGCTTTGTCCTGGCTTTCCTGGCCCGAAAGCTGCCTGATAACTTCAATGAAGCCAAGTTCATCACCTTCAGCATGTTGATATtctgtgctgtctggatcacCTTTATCCCAGCTTATGTCAGCTCTCCTGGGAAGTTCACTGTAGCTGTGGAGATCTTTGCCATCCTGGCCTCCAGTTTTGCTTTACTTTTCTGTATATTCGGCCCTAAATGTTTCATCATATTACTGAGGCCCAATAAAAATACTAAGAAGCATATCATGGGGAAGACCTCCAAAGACATCCAATATTAGCCATAGTCAATTTGACTCTTGCAAATAATAAGTTTGAAATTGTGACTAAGGTACAGCTAACACAACATACACTATTTGCAtgttgctttgaataaaaggatcagctaaatgaatcaaatgtaatgtaagtgaAACCAAATTCAACTGAACCATTGATATCACATTACATGAGATAAATGTAGTTGTATATATTTGAATAAGTCCTTTAGCAGAGCTGATTATATGCCTATATGATTATATAATATTCCTATGAATACAAATCATTTTCAATTGTATGCCTTCATGGCCGTAGAAAAGTAATCTTTGGTTTTATGAATTTGATAAAACCATAAAACATGTTTAAAGTTAAAAAGGCCACTCATCCAGACAATGATGTAATGATTGTTGACAATAAAAAAAGTGATTTGTGAGAAGTGGATTGGATGTGACTTTCATCATCTAACCATAACAtacacctacagacacacacacacagacacacacagacagacaggcaggtaaaTAAGCTAGCTGCCAGTTCAGACAGGTCGTGTGTGGCGGTGGTGTATCCAGGGACGGAGCTGACACACATGAAGCAACACAACATCCTGCCtctcaacaacatcaacatctcAGGCACCCAGCTGGCACTACCTGCCTCAGGGCAAAGATGATGAAAATCAAGAGATGGTGTTGCAACAGTGTACAGATAGGATCCAATAGAATCATCTGTTATAACCAGTATGGAATTACCCGTTTTTATATTACGTTCAAAAATAGTCAATTTCGCTGGGGTGCACCGGTCAAGTGTATGTAACATGTGGGCTGAGGCCGTACTGCAGGGGCCCTACTGCAGGGGCCCTACTGCAGGGGCCCAGGTTCAACTCCGGTGTGGGGTTTTCCTGGAT encodes:
- the LOC124489207 gene encoding extracellular calcium-sensing receptor-like, translating into MLGGILSFHSSWRNVDRDYTDVPSALLCESLNFRAFQEAQAMIFAIEEINNSSSLLPGITLGYKIYDSCGSIARGVRVALALANGNEDSFPASSPASNCSRPAQVQAILGESSSSPCMAIATVLGPFRIPVISHFATCACLSDKARYPSFLRTIPSDLYQSRALAQLVKHFGWSWVGAIRTNDDYGNNGMAAFTEQAERLGICLEYSVSFFRNDPKEKLQRVVDSIQASSSRVIVSFMSYMDLEVLVRELDRHNLTGYQWVGTEGWITDSYTATMEGHHVLDGAIGLAIPKAEVTGMREFILDVKPLNTSGSLLFTEFWEALFDCRFQRAASGAQGVWRECTGQEDLTGMQNTFTDMSLMAIFNNIYKAVHAVAHALHRLLSCEQTCASRMQPDPHTILEEIKKVRFQTKEGEEVYFNENGDPAAKYDIINWQPRADGSVGFVVVGLYDASVPAHRQLTVRNIPLVWAHNSRQVPVSVCSERCPPGTRKAVQKGKPLCCYDCLPCAEGEISNHTDSITCEKCHSEFWSNARRESCEKKDTEFLSYEEVMGALLTSVSLLGTCMTGGVAFIFFRYKNTPIVRANNSELSFLLLFSLALCFLCSLTFIGRPSEWSCMLRHTAFGITFVLCISCILGKTIVVLMAFRATLPGSDVMKWFGPPQQRLSVLAFTLIQVLICVLWLTISPPFPFKNMEHYNDRIILECALGSAVGFWAVLGYIGLLALLCFVLAFLARKLPDNFNEAKFITFSMLIFCAVWITFIPAYVSSPGKFTVAVEIFAILASSFGLLFCIFIPKCYIILLKPEKNTRKSMMMGKKALKSL
- the LOC124489208 gene encoding extracellular calcium-sensing receptor-like, whose protein sequence is MIFAIEEINSDADFLPGVRLGYKIYNNCGTMDILRAAMALLSGQETLVGDSSCSDTVPAILGHSGSTPTIGFARLVGRFQIPVISHFATCECLSNRREYPSFFRTIPSDYYQSRALAKLVKHFGWTWVGAVCSDNDYGLNGMATFIQAAEEEGVCLEYSEAFESSGPINKLLRVVEIIKKSTSKVIVAFVTQREIKVLVQELYRQNISGLQWIGSDAWITDTSLIDRQELGILVGSVGFAVSTAHIPGLGEHLKKVHPSQFPNSMFLRDFWETVFDCSLNENVESHRMPCNGSESLRHVNNEFTDVSDVRFSNNVYKAVYAVAHALHNLLSCEHGQGPFTNRSCAELTHIQPWQVLHYLQTVNFTTKGESVFFDSNGDSPARYELVSLQPAHSGTMKAVTIGIYDASLPASHQFMRHNTTVVWGGGETKVPVSVCSERCPPGTRKAVQKGKPLCCYDCLPCAEGEISNHTDSLDCVNCAHEYWSNRQRDGCVPKQIEFLAYDETMGAILVFCSLLGISLTLGTILIFYCSRATPIVRANNSELSFLLLFSLTLCFLCSLTFIGRPSEWSCMLRHTAFGITFVLCISCVLGKTIVVLMAFRATLPGSDVMKWFGPLQQRLSVLAFTLIQVLICVLWLTISPPFPFKNMEHYNDRIILECALGSAVGFWAVLGYIGLLALLCFVLAFLARKLPDNFNEAKFITFSMLIFCAVWITFIPAYVSSPGKFTVAVEIFAILASSFALLFCIFGPKCFIILLRPNKNTKKHIMGKTSKDIQY